The Deltaproteobacteria bacterium genome contains a region encoding:
- a CDS encoding MFS transporter, with product MNSRETSTATLLVTYGGLRTVLFPIPIITIFWKDQIGMSLTDIMLLQTMFSIAAVLFEFPSGYAADRLGRRTSLLIGAVLWIAGWLLYAMGTSFIGMIAAEVVLGGGIAFASGADSALLFTALQQSDRTGEYPRWEGRLRAASQTSEAMSSALGGYLYALSPRLPFWLQLPFALMTLGTVTAMQEPPREHASQQVSHMVEAWRIVRHTLLHHARLRAAVALSVVLSLSTFVMVWLIQLYMQSRGIPEFWFGPLWAFASLYLASVSLFSARVAQRTSRNAVLFACCLLIPIGYGALAFSTSANAVTFYLCFMTIRGLQAPILVSALQNDAPDDTRASVLSLNALCFRLGFVLIGPPVGMLVDRLGMETTLMLLGIVFSTAALAAFSAFRRAHALAT from the coding sequence ATGAACTCGCGCGAAACATCGACGGCGACTTTGCTCGTCACCTACGGCGGGCTGCGCACGGTGCTCTTCCCGATTCCGATCATCACTATCTTCTGGAAGGACCAGATCGGGATGTCGCTGACTGACATCATGCTGCTGCAGACGATGTTTTCGATCGCCGCAGTCCTCTTCGAGTTTCCGTCGGGCTACGCGGCCGATCGACTGGGACGCCGCACGTCGCTGTTGATCGGGGCGGTCCTGTGGATCGCCGGCTGGCTGCTCTACGCGATGGGCACGAGCTTCATCGGGATGATTGCTGCCGAGGTCGTGCTCGGCGGCGGAATCGCCTTTGCCTCGGGGGCGGACAGCGCGTTGCTGTTCACCGCCCTGCAACAGTCTGATCGGACCGGCGAGTATCCCAGATGGGAAGGGCGTCTGCGGGCGGCGTCCCAGACCAGCGAGGCGATGTCTTCGGCTCTCGGCGGTTACCTCTATGCGCTCAGCCCGCGTCTGCCGTTTTGGCTGCAACTGCCGTTCGCACTGATGACCCTTGGAACGGTGACGGCGATGCAGGAACCACCGCGGGAGCATGCCTCGCAGCAAGTCTCGCACATGGTCGAAGCGTGGCGGATCGTGCGGCATACACTGCTCCACCACGCACGACTGCGCGCGGCAGTCGCGCTGAGCGTCGTGCTCAGTCTGTCGACTTTCGTCATGGTCTGGCTGATCCAGCTCTACATGCAGAGCCGGGGCATTCCGGAGTTCTGGTTCGGCCCGTTGTGGGCATTCGCCAGTCTCTATCTCGCGTCGGTGTCGCTCTTCAGCGCGCGCGTGGCGCAGCGGACGAGCCGCAATGCTGTCTTGTTCGCCTGTTGTCTGCTGATCCCGATCGGCTACGGCGCGCTTGCTTTCAGCACGTCGGCGAACGCCGTGACCTTCTACCTGTGCTTCATGACGATCCGCGGCTTGCAAGCGCCGATTCTCGTCAGCGCCCTGCAAAATGATGCGCCCGACGACACGCGCGCGAGTGTGCTGTCGTTGAACGCGCTCTGCTTCCGCTTGGGCTTTGTTCTCATCGGACCGCCGGTGGGCATGCTCGTCGATCGGCTCGGCATGGAAACGACTCTGATGCTGCTGGGCATCGTGTTCTCCACCGCGGCGCTCGCCGCGTTCAGCGCCTTTCGGCGCGCGCACGCGCTCGCGACTTGA
- a CDS encoding cytochrome P450 has protein sequence MIEPIARPRRAPAPRFRTPLGFFIEARRDPFGYPAALAAEFGDVVRIPGPFRGHILFHPDHVKHVLQDNNRNYVKGKLIAKAKPLLGEGLFTSEGDFWRRQRRLAQPAFHRQRIESFATTMTDATTRALDRWQSARSGPFDLMAAMSDLTLGIVGRTLFSIDLAGDSNEVGRAMLVALEHLTHLVTHPFALPLAIPTPRNLRFRRARRELDRVVFDIIAQRRRSGADAPDFLSMLLQASDADTGERMSDRQLRDEVMTFVLAGHETTAVTLAWTWHLLADHPDVESRLRAEVAAALGNRVPTIADLPQLRFTRQVVDETLRLYPPVSGIGRQAINTDEVGGFEIPANSVIFLSPYVTHRHRDWWDNPDQFDPDRFTPERSASRHRFAYFPFSGGPRLCIGNEFALMEAQLILAMIVQRYRLTRVPGHTPQPELRVTMRPRNGVLMTLHPA, from the coding sequence GTGATCGAGCCGATCGCCAGACCGAGGCGCGCACCCGCGCCGCGCTTTCGCACGCCATTGGGCTTCTTCATCGAGGCGCGCCGTGATCCGTTCGGGTACCCCGCCGCCTTGGCTGCCGAGTTCGGCGACGTGGTGCGCATTCCGGGGCCTTTTCGGGGCCACATTCTCTTTCACCCCGACCACGTGAAGCACGTACTGCAGGACAACAATCGTAACTACGTCAAGGGCAAGCTGATCGCGAAGGCGAAGCCGCTGCTGGGAGAGGGCCTGTTCACCAGCGAAGGCGACTTCTGGCGTCGGCAGCGACGTTTGGCGCAACCCGCATTTCATCGGCAGCGAATAGAAAGCTTCGCCACTACCATGACCGATGCGACCACTCGCGCACTCGATCGTTGGCAGAGTGCGCGCTCGGGGCCATTCGATCTGATGGCCGCGATGTCCGACCTGACGCTTGGGATCGTTGGCCGCACGCTGTTCAGTATCGATCTCGCGGGCGATAGCAACGAGGTCGGTCGCGCGATGCTCGTGGCACTGGAACATCTGACGCATCTGGTCACGCACCCGTTCGCGCTGCCACTGGCGATTCCGACGCCACGCAACCTGCGCTTTCGACGCGCACGCCGCGAACTGGATCGCGTGGTGTTCGACATCATCGCCCAGCGCCGCCGCAGCGGCGCCGATGCGCCCGACTTCTTGTCGATGCTGTTGCAGGCCAGCGACGCCGATACCGGGGAACGTATGAGCGATCGCCAACTGCGCGATGAGGTGATGACCTTCGTGCTGGCGGGTCACGAAACCACCGCGGTCACGCTCGCCTGGACGTGGCATCTGCTCGCGGACCATCCGGACGTGGAATCGCGCCTGCGCGCCGAAGTCGCCGCGGCGCTCGGCAACCGCGTGCCGACGATTGCGGATCTGCCGCAGTTGCGTTTCACGCGCCAGGTAGTCGATGAGACGCTGCGCCTGTATCCGCCCGTGTCCGGCATCGGACGGCAGGCCATCAACACTGATGAAGTCGGCGGCTTCGAAATTCCCGCCAACTCGGTCATCTTTCTCAGCCCCTACGTCACCCACCGCCATCGCGATTGGTGGGACAACCCCGATCAGTTCGACCCCGACCGCTTTACGCCCGAGCGCTCGGCCAGCCGCCATCGCTTCGCTTACTTTCCCTTCAGCGGCGGACCTCGACTGTGTATCGGCAACGAGTTCGCCCTGATGGAAGCGCAGCTGATCCTGGCGATGATCGTCCAACGCTATCGCCTGACGCGCGTCCCCGGACACACGCCCCAGCCTGAGCTGCGCGTGACGATGCGACCGCGCAATGGCGTGCTGATGACCTTGCATCCAGCGTGA
- a CDS encoding SIS domain-containing protein: MTDLRAYLDRTAALAQQMPLDVIETVIQRIVDAGDTDHTIFVLGNGGSAATASHFANDLGKGDVTGSPRRLRVMALTDNVPLMTAWANDTEYRRVFAEQLRNFVRAGDVVIGVSASGRSPNVLEAMRLGRAAGACTIGFTGQSGGELKDLVDHCVRVPSDNVQHIEDFHLVAFHLVYAHLRDTYLNRPDGR, from the coding sequence ATGACGGACTTACGCGCCTATCTCGATCGCACGGCTGCGCTGGCGCAGCAGATGCCGCTCGACGTGATCGAAACGGTGATTCAACGGATCGTCGACGCCGGCGACACCGACCACACGATCTTCGTGCTCGGCAACGGCGGCAGCGCGGCGACCGCTTCGCACTTCGCCAACGACCTCGGCAAGGGCGATGTGACCGGCTCGCCGCGTCGCTTGCGGGTGATGGCTCTGACCGACAATGTGCCGCTGATGACGGCGTGGGCGAACGACACCGAATACCGGCGCGTGTTTGCCGAGCAGTTGCGCAACTTCGTGCGCGCCGGCGACGTCGTCATCGGCGTCAGTGCGAGCGGTCGTTCGCCCAATGTGCTCGAAGCGATGCGGCTTGGGCGCGCCGCCGGCGCGTGTACGATCGGTTTCACCGGCCAGAGCGGCGGCGAGTTGAAGGACTTGGTCGATCATTGCGTCCGCGTTCCGAGCGACAACGTGCAGCACATCGAAGACTTTCACCTGGTGGCGTTTCATCTCGTCTACGCGCACCTGCGCGACACCTACCTCAACCGGCCCGACGGCAGATAG
- a CDS encoding LLM class flavin-dependent oxidoreductase — protein sequence MKIDLLYEMEMLKPWHARSEYECYWQALAQAELADRMGFDTLWEVEHHFLTEFSHSSAPEVFLATVAARTQRLRIGHGVTLLPYPFNHPIRVAERAAVLDIMSNGRLEFGTGRSSLYEQQAFGIKFEDSRSMWQEALAVIPRMWTEDPFPAYTGKHFSIPERSIIPKPIQKPHPPLWVAATSPESWQLAGQLGIGALGLTLFLTVGEVAEQIKTYHAAQRAQTPIGKAVNNQVGAFTIVHCAETNEQARTNGGHDAALWYMRYAFQVLAARGREAQQIGPYEEFRKAHPIIAKVIDNSVTFDELDAEDMVIVGDPDKCIRKLEAYKAAGIDRVLCLMQAGRIPHEAVLRSIELFGKHVIPHIGAI from the coding sequence ATGAAGATCGACTTGCTCTACGAGATGGAGATGCTCAAGCCGTGGCACGCGCGCAGCGAGTACGAGTGTTATTGGCAAGCGTTGGCGCAGGCGGAGCTGGCGGACAGGATGGGCTTCGATACCCTGTGGGAGGTCGAGCATCACTTCCTCACCGAGTTCTCGCATTCGTCGGCGCCGGAGGTCTTTCTCGCAACGGTCGCGGCGCGCACCCAGCGCCTTCGCATCGGCCACGGCGTGACGTTGCTGCCGTATCCGTTCAACCATCCAATCAGAGTCGCCGAGCGCGCCGCGGTGCTCGACATCATGAGCAACGGCCGGCTCGAGTTCGGCACCGGTCGGTCGAGCCTGTACGAGCAACAAGCGTTCGGCATCAAGTTCGAGGACAGCCGCTCGATGTGGCAGGAAGCGCTCGCAGTTATCCCGCGCATGTGGACGGAGGATCCGTTTCCGGCGTACACCGGCAAGCACTTCTCCATTCCCGAACGCTCGATCATTCCCAAGCCGATTCAGAAACCGCATCCGCCGCTGTGGGTAGCGGCGACCAGCCCGGAGAGTTGGCAGCTCGCCGGCCAACTCGGCATCGGCGCGCTCGGGTTGACGTTGTTCCTGACGGTCGGTGAAGTGGCGGAACAGATCAAGACCTATCATGCCGCGCAGCGTGCGCAGACACCGATTGGTAAAGCCGTGAACAATCAAGTCGGCGCCTTCACCATCGTGCACTGCGCGGAGACGAACGAGCAGGCGCGCACCAACGGCGGTCACGACGCCGCGCTGTGGTACATGCGCTACGCGTTCCAGGTGCTCGCCGCACGCGGCCGCGAGGCGCAGCAGATCGGGCCGTACGAAGAATTCCGCAAGGCGCACCCGATCATCGCCAAGGTCATCGACAACAGCGTCACGTTTGACGAGCTCGACGCGGAAGACATGGTGATCGTCGGCGATCCCGACAAATGCATCCGCAAACTCGAAGCCTACAAGGCCGCCGGCATCGACCGTGTGCTCTGTCTGATGCAAGCCGGCCGCATCCCGCACGAAGCCGTGCTGCGCTCGATCGAGCTCTTCGGGAAACATGTGATCCCCCACATCGGCGCGATCTGA
- a CDS encoding rRNA pseudouridine synthase, with translation MPVRLQKLLSQAGVSSRRMAEQLIRAGKVRINGRVVTELGTKADPRTDRISVNGRALPTVTDLHYILLYKPVGVVTTLSDPEGRTTVRDLLPDVRVRVFPVGRLDFHSAGLLLLTNDGELAQRLTHPRYGIAKTYRVKVRGTPDEPVLLRLRTGVRIEGGLTAPAEVRVIEARDKKAWLEIVVREGRKREIRQMCEQVGLSVEKLVRIQLGPLHLGKLAPGAHRALTFREITALRTAVGL, from the coding sequence ATCCCGGTGCGCTTACAGAAGCTCCTGAGTCAGGCCGGCGTGAGTTCGCGGCGGATGGCGGAACAATTGATCCGCGCGGGGAAGGTGCGGATCAACGGCCGCGTGGTGACGGAACTGGGAACGAAGGCGGACCCGCGGACGGATCGGATCAGCGTTAACGGCCGCGCGCTGCCCACCGTCACCGATCTGCACTACATTCTGCTCTACAAACCCGTCGGCGTGGTGACCACGTTGTCCGATCCCGAAGGCCGCACAACAGTGCGCGACCTGTTGCCGGACGTGCGAGTGCGCGTCTTCCCGGTCGGACGACTCGATTTTCACTCCGCCGGTCTGCTGCTGCTGACCAACGACGGCGAGCTGGCGCAGCGGTTGACGCATCCGCGCTACGGCATCGCCAAGACCTATCGCGTGAAAGTACGGGGCACGCCGGACGAGCCGGTGTTGCTGCGCCTGCGCACGGGGGTGCGCATCGAAGGCGGCCTGACCGCGCCGGCGGAAGTGCGAGTGATCGAAGCGCGCGACAAGAAGGCGTGGCTGGAGATCGTCGTGCGGGAAGGTCGCAAGCGCGAGATTCGTCAGATGTGCGAGCAGGTCGGCTTGTCGGTGGAGAAGCTGGTGCGCATCCAACTCGGCCCGCTGCACCTCGGCAAACTTGCTCCGGGCGCGCATCGCGCACTGACATTTCGCGAGATCACGGCGCTGCGTACCGCAGTGGGGTTGTGA
- a CDS encoding segregation/condensation protein A: MSDESQEFISDAADDDEAVGSRTPPYRVKLEVFEGPLDLLLHLIKREEVEIVDIPIATITDQYLAHLDVMRDLNLDIAGEFLVMAATLTLIKSRLLLPPTEGEGDDEEEVDSRADLVRQLLEYQRFREVAQQLGERPLLRRDVFTREPSLDEVEPAADEGLPQIRASIWDLLTAFQAVLKRARPEAVHEVITERISLRDRVQSLLQTLSIAKSIEFDSLFDEDASRMEIIVTFLAVLELMRMQAIQAVQEQLFDRIVITLRVADIRSVSLDLSDEYEGGIVAAESVVAEVAAGEEVDDESHDG; this comes from the coding sequence ATGAGTGACGAGAGCCAAGAATTCATCTCCGACGCGGCCGACGACGACGAGGCCGTCGGATCGCGGACGCCGCCGTATCGCGTCAAGCTCGAAGTCTTCGAGGGACCGCTCGATCTGTTGCTGCACTTGATCAAGCGCGAGGAGGTCGAGATCGTCGACATACCGATCGCGACCATCACCGACCAGTACCTTGCCCACCTCGACGTGATGCGCGATCTCAATCTCGACATTGCCGGCGAGTTTCTGGTGATGGCGGCGACGCTGACGCTGATCAAGTCGCGTCTGCTGCTGCCGCCAACCGAGGGTGAAGGCGACGACGAGGAGGAAGTCGATTCGCGCGCTGACCTCGTGCGGCAGCTCCTCGAATATCAACGCTTCCGCGAGGTGGCGCAGCAACTCGGCGAGCGCCCGTTGCTCCGCCGCGATGTCTTCACACGCGAGCCTTCGCTCGATGAAGTCGAGCCCGCTGCCGATGAGGGCTTGCCGCAGATCCGCGCCAGCATCTGGGATCTGCTCACCGCGTTCCAGGCCGTACTCAAGCGCGCGCGTCCCGAAGCCGTCCACGAAGTCATCACCGAGCGCATCTCGTTGCGCGACCGCGTGCAGTCGTTGTTGCAGACTCTCAGCATCGCCAAGTCGATCGAATTCGACAGTCTGTTTGACGAGGACGCGAGCCGGATGGAAATTATCGTCACGTTCCTCGCCGTGCTCGAACTGATGCGCATGCAAGCGATACAGGCGGTGCAGGAGCAGCTCTTCGATCGCATCGTCATCACACTGCGGGTGGCGGACATCCGCAGCGTCTCGCTCGACTTGTCCGACGAATACGAGGGGGGAATTGTCGCAGCCGAATCCGTAGTGGCAGAGGTTGCGGCAGGGGAGGAAGTGGACGATGAGTCTCACGATGGATGA
- a CDS encoding decaprenyl-phosphate phosphoribosyltransferase, whose translation MESARNAEVAAVETGRAAVLWDYVQLMRPWQWHKNTVVYAALIFSKHLFVMHDTLLVTAGFAVFCLIASGAYVMNDIRDCDRDRQHPLKSRRPLPAGRVSRSAAIGLSTVLVAGGLGSAALLGSGFAALVGFYFALQVAYTFQLKEVVILDVMTIAAGFVIRAIAGGVVINVPVSPWLIICTFLLMTFLGFSKRRHELVLLEARATEHRASLKEYSPYFLDQMISVVTASTVVAYAIYTASPEVIHKLGTDKLYVTIPFVLFGIFRYLYLVHQREEGGNPAQLLLNDRPLLIDLVLWIVTATMLIYLGL comes from the coding sequence ATGGAAAGCGCGCGTAACGCAGAGGTTGCGGCCGTGGAAACTGGACGGGCCGCGGTGCTGTGGGACTACGTGCAACTGATGCGCCCGTGGCAGTGGCACAAGAACACGGTGGTGTATGCCGCGCTGATTTTCTCCAAGCACCTATTTGTGATGCACGACACGCTGCTCGTGACCGCCGGCTTCGCGGTGTTTTGTCTGATTGCGAGCGGCGCGTACGTGATGAATGACATCCGTGATTGCGACCGCGACCGGCAGCATCCGCTCAAATCGCGTCGACCGCTGCCGGCTGGACGTGTCAGCCGCTCGGCTGCCATCGGTTTGTCCACGGTGCTGGTCGCCGGCGGTCTGGGCAGCGCGGCGCTCTTGGGCAGCGGCTTCGCAGCGTTGGTGGGTTTCTATTTCGCGCTGCAGGTGGCGTACACGTTTCAGCTCAAAGAAGTCGTGATCCTCGACGTGATGACGATCGCCGCGGGCTTCGTGATCCGCGCCATCGCCGGCGGTGTGGTGATCAACGTGCCGGTATCGCCCTGGCTGATCATCTGCACCTTCTTGCTGATGACGTTCCTCGGTTTCTCGAAGCGCCGGCACGAGCTGGTGCTGCTTGAAGCGCGTGCCACCGAGCACCGCGCGAGTCTCAAGGAATACAGCCCGTACTTTCTGGATCAAATGATCTCCGTGGTCACCGCGTCGACGGTGGTTGCGTATGCCATCTACACCGCGTCGCCGGAAGTGATTCACAAACTCGGCACCGACAAGCTGTACGTGACGATTCCCTTCGTGCTGTTCGGAATTTTTCGCTACCTCTATCTCGTGCATCAGCGCGAAGAGGGCGGGAATCCGGCGCAGTTGCTGCTGAACGATCGGCCGTTGCTAATCGATCTCGTACTCTGGATCGTCACCGCGACGATGCTGATCTATCTTGGGCTATGA
- the rfbB gene encoding dTDP-glucose 4,6-dehydratase — protein sequence MKILVTGGAGFIGANYVRMVLAEHPEDEMANLDVLTYAGNLENLAGLETHPRYRFVRGDIADRALVTTLLDEGVDAVVNFAAESHVDRSIDDPDAFLHTNVAGTLALLDCARRAGVKRFVQVSTDEVYGSLGPTGAFTEESPLQPSSPYAASKAAADLLALSFRTTYGLPVMVTRCSNNFGPYQFPEKVIPLFVTNLLNDQPVPLYGDGMNVRDWIHVADHCAAVDLVLRRGEPGEVYNIGARSEQTNRALTEMILAELGKPASLVRHVTDRLGHDRRYAMDPAKIERALGWIPRHEFAAALRATVAWYRDNRAWWEHIKSGAYTDYYERMYGERLRHSAGSHGKRA from the coding sequence ATGAAGATTCTGGTTACCGGCGGCGCGGGCTTCATCGGCGCCAACTACGTGCGGATGGTGCTCGCCGAGCACCCCGAGGACGAGATGGCCAACCTCGACGTGCTGACGTACGCCGGCAATCTCGAAAATCTCGCCGGACTCGAAACGCATCCGCGCTATCGCTTCGTTCGCGGCGACATTGCCGACCGGGCGTTGGTGACCACGCTGCTCGACGAGGGCGTCGATGCGGTCGTCAACTTCGCCGCCGAGTCGCATGTCGATCGCAGCATCGATGACCCCGACGCGTTTTTGCACACCAATGTCGCCGGCACGCTGGCGCTGCTCGACTGCGCCCGGCGCGCTGGCGTGAAGCGGTTCGTGCAGGTTTCCACCGACGAGGTTTACGGTAGCTTGGGGCCGACCGGCGCGTTCACCGAAGAGTCTCCGCTTCAGCCGAGCAGCCCGTACGCCGCGAGCAAAGCCGCGGCGGACTTGCTCGCCCTGTCGTTCCGCACCACCTACGGCTTGCCGGTGATGGTGACGCGTTGTTCGAACAATTTCGGCCCCTATCAGTTTCCGGAGAAGGTCATTCCGCTGTTCGTCACCAACCTGCTCAATGACCAGCCAGTGCCGCTCTACGGCGACGGCATGAACGTGCGCGATTGGATTCACGTCGCGGATCACTGCGCCGCGGTCGATCTCGTGCTGCGTCGCGGCGAGCCGGGTGAGGTCTACAACATCGGCGCGCGCAGCGAGCAGACCAATCGCGCGCTCACCGAGATGATTCTGGCGGAGTTGGGGAAGCCGGCGTCGCTGGTGCGGCACGTAACCGATCGACTCGGCCACGATCGCCGTTATGCGATGGACCCAGCGAAGATCGAACGTGCGCTGGGTTGGATTCCACGCCACGAATTTGCGGCCGCGCTGCGCGCAACCGTAGCCTGGTATCGCGACAACCGTGCGTGGTGGGAACACATCAAGAGCGGCGCCTATACCGACTACTACGAACGCATGTACGGCGAGCGCTTGCGCCACAGTGCCGGGAGCCATGGAAAGCGCGCGTAA
- the gmd gene encoding GDP-mannose 4,6-dehydratase, protein MKRALITGVTGQDGSYLAELLLDEGYQVFGMVRRASTENFARIEHLRDRLELVQADLLDQLSLITLLRRLRPQEVYNLAAQSFVPTSWDQPVLTAEFNAIGVTRWLEAIRLVDSTTRFYQASSSEMFGQVREVPQVETTPFHPRSPYGVAKVYGHYITVNYRESYGLYACSGILFNHESPRRGREFVTHKVTEAAARIKLGLASELRLGNLAARRDWGYAKDYVRAMWLMLQQPQPDDYVIATGEQHTVQEVVELAFGRMGVNWRDYVRIDPALKRPAEVDALVGNAGKAHAQLGWSPTVSFHQLIEMMVDADLAALRTGRG, encoded by the coding sequence GTGAAGCGTGCGCTGATCACCGGCGTCACCGGGCAAGACGGGTCGTACCTCGCCGAGTTGCTCCTCGACGAAGGCTATCAGGTCTTTGGCATGGTGCGGCGCGCCAGCACGGAGAACTTCGCGCGCATCGAGCATCTGCGCGACCGCCTCGAGTTGGTGCAAGCTGATCTCCTCGATCAATTGTCGCTGATCACGCTACTGCGGCGGCTGCGCCCGCAGGAGGTCTACAACCTGGCGGCGCAATCGTTCGTGCCGACCTCGTGGGACCAGCCGGTGCTGACGGCGGAGTTCAACGCCATCGGCGTGACTCGCTGGCTCGAAGCGATTCGCCTGGTGGATAGCACCACCCGATTCTATCAGGCGTCGTCGAGTGAGATGTTCGGCCAAGTGCGCGAGGTGCCGCAGGTCGAAACCACGCCGTTCCATCCGCGCAGCCCCTACGGGGTGGCCAAGGTATACGGCCATTACATCACGGTCAACTATCGCGAAAGCTACGGCCTCTATGCGTGCAGCGGGATTTTGTTCAACCACGAATCACCGCGGCGCGGGCGGGAGTTCGTCACCCACAAGGTCACCGAAGCGGCGGCGCGCATCAAGCTTGGTTTGGCGTCCGAGTTGCGGCTGGGCAACCTCGCGGCCCGGCGCGATTGGGGGTATGCCAAGGACTACGTGCGCGCGATGTGGCTGATGCTGCAACAGCCGCAGCCCGACGACTATGTGATCGCGACCGGCGAGCAACACACGGTGCAGGAAGTCGTCGAGCTGGCGTTCGGCCGCATGGGGGTGAACTGGCGCGACTACGTCCGCATCGATCCGGCGCTGAAGCGCCCGGCCGAAGTCGACGCGCTGGTCGGCAACGCGGGCAAGGCGCACGCCCAGCTCGGCTGGTCGCCGACGGTGAGTTTCCATCAGCTCATCGAGATGATGGTCGATGCTGACCTGGCGGCGTTGCGCACCGGTCGAGGGTAG
- a CDS encoding enoyl-CoA hydratase/isomerase family protein yields the protein MTIETRDVDGGVRILTLNRPPANAINAELMNDLHTVCEAAKNDGAVRSVIVTGSGKFFSGGLDLKMLTTAAQGGTGSGFGSKDGVFSLWTLSKPTIAMVNGHAIAGGGIILLACDVRIAARGNAKIGLNETAIGLPLPTGAFEITALALSNRQARTIMLDAELHNPDRARDLGMLDDVVEPSDLERVCIEKARLLGSYSQPAYAHTKRLLQQHAVDAVVTETDAQRRATFDVWTSPETMQALMKQLSGISSSGLKK from the coding sequence ATGACGATTGAAACCCGTGACGTTGATGGCGGTGTTCGCATTCTGACGCTGAATCGCCCGCCGGCCAACGCGATCAACGCTGAGTTGATGAACGACCTCCACACTGTGTGCGAGGCGGCGAAGAACGATGGTGCCGTTCGGTCGGTGATCGTCACCGGTAGCGGGAAGTTCTTCAGCGGCGGACTTGATCTCAAGATGCTGACGACCGCCGCCCAAGGCGGCACCGGTTCGGGGTTCGGGAGCAAAGACGGCGTCTTCAGTTTGTGGACGCTTTCCAAGCCAACGATTGCGATGGTGAACGGTCACGCGATCGCCGGCGGCGGAATCATTTTGCTCGCTTGCGACGTGCGCATCGCCGCGCGTGGCAACGCCAAGATCGGCCTCAACGAGACCGCTATCGGCCTGCCGTTACCGACCGGCGCGTTCGAGATCACCGCGCTTGCGCTCAGCAATCGGCAAGCACGCACCATCATGCTCGACGCCGAGTTGCACAACCCCGACCGCGCCCGCGATCTCGGCATGCTCGACGACGTCGTCGAGCCGTCCGATCTCGAGCGCGTGTGCATCGAGAAAGCGCGCCTGCTCGGCTCGTACTCACAACCCGCCTACGCTCACACCAAGCGCCTCCTGCAGCAACACGCCGTCGACGCAGTCGTCACTGAAACCGACGCCCAACGCCGCGCCACCTTCGACGTGTGGACCTCGCCCGAAACCATGCAGGCGTTGATGAAGCAGTTGTCAGGGATTTCGTCGAGCGGCCTGAAGAAGTGA
- a CDS encoding cupin domain-containing protein — MKHATAHPARRVDKPWGYELIWAHTERYVGKTLHIEKGSALSYQYHRQKDETIHVLSGRLQLEVAEGDEPRRVIVLTPGESFRIHTGLRHRMIAIETCDVLEASTAELDDVVRIEDHYGRAGTSTP, encoded by the coding sequence ATGAAGCACGCCACAGCACATCCGGCACGCCGCGTCGACAAGCCGTGGGGTTATGAGTTGATCTGGGCGCACACCGAACGCTACGTGGGCAAGACCCTGCACATCGAGAAGGGCAGCGCACTCAGCTACCAGTACCACCGGCAGAAGGACGAGACGATTCACGTGCTGAGCGGCCGCCTGCAACTCGAAGTGGCCGAAGGCGACGAGCCGCGCCGCGTGATCGTGTTGACGCCGGGCGAGAGCTTTCGCATCCACACCGGACTGCGCCATCGAATGATCGCCATCGAGACCTGCGATGTGCTCGAAGCGTCCACAGCGGAGCTCGACGACGTGGTCCGCATCGAAGACCACTACGGTCGCGCGGGAACCTCCACGCCGTGA